In Mycobacterium sp. JS623, one genomic interval encodes:
- a CDS encoding Rv3654c family TadE-like protein, producing the protein MPRPSLVRAERGSATLVAVAMMAVLLALTVAGVYVGSAVIARHRAQATADLSALAAAGHLADGSTAACARAASLARAMDTTVTQCAVEDLDVIVTVDVSVALGRFGVGPARATARAGPVEAG; encoded by the coding sequence TTGCCGCGGCCGAGCCTGGTCCGAGCTGAGCGGGGCTCGGCCACGCTGGTGGCCGTCGCGATGATGGCGGTGTTGTTGGCGCTCACCGTCGCCGGCGTTTATGTGGGGTCCGCGGTGATCGCGCGGCATCGGGCACAGGCCACCGCCGATCTGTCCGCACTGGCCGCCGCGGGGCATCTCGCCGACGGCAGCACAGCGGCGTGTGCGCGTGCAGCGTCGTTGGCCCGCGCCATGGACACGACCGTCACCCAGTGCGCCGTCGAGGATCTCGATGTGATCGTCACCGTCGACGTCTCTGTCGCGCTCGGGAGGTTCGGTGTCGGTCCGGCCCGCGCCACCGCCAGAGCGGGACCGGTCGAGGCCGGCTAG
- a CDS encoding TadE family type IV pilus minor pilin, which produces MLCVAGLTAVSMQVRCVDAAREAARLAARGDGSAAVAAQRIAPDGAAVQLRRDGELVVANVTARSPLLPGVTIAAEAVAAAEPGPS; this is translated from the coding sequence ATGCTGTGCGTGGCGGGGCTCACCGCGGTGTCGATGCAGGTGCGTTGCGTCGATGCCGCACGTGAGGCCGCCCGCCTCGCCGCGCGCGGCGATGGTTCGGCTGCCGTTGCCGCACAACGCATTGCGCCCGACGGGGCGGCCGTTCAGCTGCGGCGCGACGGGGAGTTGGTGGTCGCCAACGTCACGGCGCGATCGCCGCTGTTGCCGGGCGTCACCATCGCAGCGGAGGCCGTTGCCGCGGCCGAGCCTGGTCCGAGCTGA
- a CDS encoding adenylate/guanylate cyclase domain-containing protein translates to MSTEAIQIGRISAFVRWAARTPWPVFTLGMLQSDIIGALFVLGFLRFGLPPEDRIQLQDLPAFNLAVFLGYLFLSFTVGSYLSLRLLIPVMRWQRRDTLLGDSDPATTELARARALKMPFYRTLISVANWCLGSVVFIVASWPVASKSAPVVAVATGLGATATAIIGYLQSERVLRPVAVAALRGGVPENFRAPGVIQRQVLTWVLSTAVPVLAIVLALVASKFQILTASADRLTTPILLLAIAALFIGLFGTVLVAMSIADPLRQLRWALGEVQRGNYNAHMQIYDASELGLLQAGFNDMVRDLAERQRLRDLFGRYVGEDVARRALERGTELGGQERDAAVLFVDLVGSTHLASTRPAAEVVSLLNEFFRVVVDTVNRHGGFVNKFQGDAALCIFGAPIEHPDACGAALAASRELHDELITVLGETEFGIGVSAGRAIAGHIGAQARFEYTVIGDPVNEAARLTELAKLEPGHVLASAIAVSGALDAEALCWDVGEIVELRGRTAPTQLARPLNLVSPSEAAEINDVSSDVR, encoded by the coding sequence GTGAGCACGGAGGCCATTCAGATCGGGCGAATCAGCGCATTCGTCCGATGGGCTGCGCGTACGCCGTGGCCGGTGTTCACGCTGGGCATGCTGCAGAGCGACATCATCGGCGCACTTTTCGTGCTGGGCTTTTTGCGCTTCGGCCTGCCGCCCGAGGACCGCATCCAGCTGCAGGACCTGCCCGCCTTCAACCTGGCGGTCTTCCTCGGCTATCTCTTCTTGTCGTTCACTGTCGGCTCGTATCTGAGCCTGCGGCTGCTCATTCCGGTGATGCGCTGGCAACGCCGGGACACGCTGCTCGGCGACTCGGATCCGGCCACCACGGAACTCGCGCGTGCCCGCGCGCTGAAGATGCCCTTCTACCGGACGCTGATCAGCGTCGCGAATTGGTGCTTGGGGTCCGTCGTCTTCATCGTCGCCAGCTGGCCGGTCGCCAGTAAATCCGCGCCGGTGGTGGCGGTCGCTACGGGCCTGGGGGCCACCGCGACGGCGATCATCGGTTATCTCCAGTCCGAGCGAGTGCTACGGCCGGTGGCCGTGGCCGCGTTGCGGGGCGGCGTGCCCGAGAACTTCCGTGCGCCCGGTGTCATCCAGCGCCAGGTGCTGACGTGGGTGCTGTCCACCGCAGTGCCGGTGCTGGCCATCGTGCTCGCCCTGGTGGCAAGCAAATTCCAGATCCTGACCGCATCGGCGGACCGGCTCACCACGCCGATCCTGCTGCTGGCCATCGCCGCGTTGTTCATCGGGCTGTTCGGCACCGTGCTGGTCGCCATGTCGATCGCCGACCCGCTGCGCCAATTGCGTTGGGCGCTCGGCGAAGTGCAGCGCGGCAATTACAACGCGCACATGCAGATCTACGACGCCAGCGAATTGGGGCTGCTGCAGGCCGGATTCAACGACATGGTGCGCGATCTCGCCGAGCGGCAACGGCTGCGCGACCTGTTCGGCCGCTATGTCGGTGAAGACGTGGCCCGTCGCGCCCTCGAGCGCGGCACCGAGCTCGGCGGCCAAGAACGCGATGCTGCAGTGCTTTTCGTCGACCTCGTCGGCTCGACACACCTGGCGTCGACACGCCCGGCGGCCGAAGTCGTCAGCCTGCTCAACGAGTTCTTCCGCGTCGTCGTCGACACGGTCAACCGCCACGGCGGGTTCGTCAACAAGTTCCAGGGTGACGCGGCGTTGTGCATCTTCGGCGCACCGATCGAACACCCCGATGCCTGTGGGGCGGCGCTGGCCGCATCGCGTGAGCTGCATGACGAACTGATCACCGTGCTTGGCGAGACGGAGTTCGGCATCGGTGTCTCGGCCGGGCGCGCCATCGCAGGCCACATCGGCGCGCAGGCCCGATTCGAGTACACCGTGATCGGCGACCCCGTCAACGAGGCCGCCCGGCTGACCGAGCTCGCGAAGCTCGAGCCGGGGCACGTGCTCGCGTCGGCGATCGCGGTCAGCGGGGCGCTCGACGCCGAGGCGCTGTGCTGGGATGTCGGCGAGATCGTCGAACTGCGCGGCCGCACCGCGCCCACTCAGCTGGCCCGGCCGTTGAACCTGGTGTCGCCCAGCGAGGCCGCCGAAATCAACGACGTCTCAAGCGACGTGCGCTAG
- a CDS encoding DUF4244 domain-containing protein — translation MMVDNKIRMIWARLTLLVTDDDGMSTVEYAIGTIAAAAFGAILYTVITGDSIVSALTNIITRALNTNV, via the coding sequence ATGATGGTAGACAACAAGATTCGAATGATATGGGCGCGGCTGACCTTGTTGGTCACCGACGACGACGGTATGTCGACGGTCGAGTACGCGATCGGCACTATCGCTGCAGCGGCGTTCGGGGCGATTCTTTACACGGTCATCACCGGCGACTCCATTGTCAGCGCGTTGACCAACATCATCACCCGGGCGTTGAACACCAACGTCTAG
- a CDS encoding PAS domain-containing protein, translating into MTHDWLLVETLGSEPAVVAQGPRTKNLVPISAFLRRNPHLMAIQSAIGETVRAGVGLSSITPKNDRVIRTEIVKMSDGLIHGVHLWIGPPDLEPPDRPIPGPLLWDLTSGTATDTPESLWNSGWDPDKAPTHGRAFADDLPRRDLNPSEAKVLSMAIKPEVGTVFSSTWDVTDYKGEPITIGFVSRVRQESQDDGSEGLICRAMNWRSVREEPAAPRDYLAQRILDSLSQPGVYRCMVDLNNWTLLKWLDDPVPFFDWRASMTGDHAVHPADRRQMAKMASEFVPTGSASGVLRMVANGGGWTPVHVTVNRVQLEEDIYAGLATLRVPSEAEITAAGLDDIDEAARR; encoded by the coding sequence ATGACCCACGACTGGCTGCTCGTGGAAACACTGGGCAGCGAGCCCGCCGTGGTCGCACAAGGTCCTCGAACCAAGAATCTCGTTCCAATCAGCGCGTTCTTGAGGCGAAACCCACACCTGATGGCAATCCAGAGTGCTATCGGCGAGACAGTGCGCGCCGGTGTCGGCCTGAGCAGCATCACCCCGAAGAACGACCGCGTAATCCGTACTGAAATTGTCAAGATGTCCGACGGGTTGATACACGGTGTACATCTGTGGATCGGTCCGCCGGATCTCGAACCGCCCGATCGGCCCATCCCCGGACCGTTGCTCTGGGACCTGACGAGCGGCACTGCGACCGACACCCCGGAGTCGCTGTGGAACAGCGGGTGGGACCCGGACAAAGCGCCAACCCACGGCAGGGCGTTCGCCGACGATCTGCCGCGTCGGGACCTCAATCCAAGTGAAGCCAAAGTGCTGTCCATGGCGATCAAACCCGAAGTGGGTACGGTGTTTTCCAGCACTTGGGACGTCACGGATTATAAGGGCGAACCGATCACCATCGGCTTCGTGTCCCGGGTGCGCCAGGAGAGTCAGGACGACGGCAGCGAAGGGCTGATCTGCCGCGCGATGAATTGGCGCAGCGTGCGCGAGGAACCGGCCGCCCCGCGTGATTATCTGGCGCAGCGCATCCTCGACAGTCTTTCGCAACCCGGCGTGTACCGATGCATGGTCGATCTGAACAACTGGACGCTGTTGAAGTGGCTGGACGACCCCGTACCGTTCTTCGACTGGCGTGCCAGTATGACCGGGGACCACGCGGTGCATCCTGCCGATCGTCGCCAGATGGCAAAGATGGCAAGCGAATTCGTGCCAACGGGCTCGGCGTCGGGCGTGCTGCGGATGGTGGCCAACGGCGGCGGATGGACGCCGGTTCACGTGACGGTCAACCGGGTGCAACTCGAAGAGGACATCTACGCGGGGTTGGCGACGCTGCGGGTCCCGTCCGAGGCGGAGATCACCGCGGCCGGGCTAGACGACATCGACGAGGCGGCCAGGCGCTAG
- a CDS encoding carboxymuconolactone decarboxylase family protein has translation MTDVREQGLQVFRELLPGAEVKLRDGTFGDELLEIGIDNIFGRLWAREGLSRRDRSLVTLGILIALRATDELTFHVQIARNNGLTEDEIAEVIYHASGYAGFPAANTANKIAREVFDAKS, from the coding sequence ATGACAGATGTGCGTGAACAAGGTCTTCAAGTCTTCCGCGAGCTGCTGCCGGGCGCTGAGGTCAAGCTGCGCGACGGCACGTTCGGCGACGAGCTTCTCGAGATCGGCATCGACAACATCTTCGGCCGGTTGTGGGCCCGCGAGGGGCTGAGCCGGCGCGACCGCAGCCTCGTCACGCTCGGCATCCTGATCGCGCTGCGGGCCACCGACGAGCTCACGTTCCATGTGCAGATCGCCCGCAACAACGGGCTCACCGAGGACGAGATCGCCGAAGTCATCTACCACGCCAGCGGCTACGCCGGCTTTCCCGCCGCCAACACTGCCAACAAGATCGCGCGCGAAGTGTTTGACGCCAAGTCCTAA
- a CDS encoding DNA polymerase III subunit delta', with amino-acid sequence MAGVFSRLVGQDAVEAELVAAAEAARGDSAHSGLTAGTMTHAWLITGPPGSGRSVAALCFAAALQCTSDGVPGCGECRACTTTMAGTHADVRRIIPEGLSIGVDEMRNIVQIASRRPGTGRWQIVVVEDADRLTEGAANALLKVVEEPPPSTVFLLCAPSVDPEDIAITLRSRCRHVALVTPPVEAIARVLIETDGLPEDEATWAASVSGGHVGRARRLATDEQARERRRRALGLARDAATPSRAFAAAEELVATAEAEARALTEDRNEAETEELRTALGAGGSGKGTAGTLRGATGALKDLERRQKSRQTRASRDALDRALIDLATYFRDALLVSTEAGDIKANHPDMTDRIAAMAAHASPDNLLRCIEAVLECREALAVNVKPKFAVDAMVATVGQALRN; translated from the coding sequence ATGGCCGGTGTGTTTTCGCGTCTGGTGGGGCAAGACGCCGTGGAAGCGGAATTGGTCGCCGCGGCAGAGGCCGCCCGGGGTGATTCGGCTCACAGTGGGCTCACGGCCGGGACCATGACACACGCGTGGCTGATCACCGGGCCGCCTGGCTCGGGCCGCTCGGTTGCGGCGCTGTGCTTCGCTGCTGCACTGCAGTGCACCTCCGATGGCGTCCCCGGCTGCGGGGAATGCCGGGCGTGCACCACGACGATGGCCGGCACCCACGCCGATGTGCGGCGGATCATTCCGGAGGGGCTGTCGATCGGCGTCGACGAGATGCGCAACATCGTCCAGATCGCGTCGCGGCGGCCGGGCACCGGGCGGTGGCAGATCGTGGTCGTCGAGGACGCCGACCGGCTCACCGAAGGCGCGGCGAACGCGCTGCTCAAGGTCGTCGAGGAGCCGCCGCCCTCGACGGTGTTCCTGCTGTGCGCACCGTCGGTGGATCCCGAGGACATCGCGATCACGCTGCGGTCGCGGTGCCGGCACGTGGCACTGGTCACGCCGCCGGTGGAAGCGATCGCCAGGGTGCTGATCGAGACCGACGGACTGCCGGAGGACGAGGCCACCTGGGCGGCGTCGGTCAGCGGCGGACACGTCGGTCGGGCGCGCCGGCTGGCCACCGACGAGCAGGCGCGGGAACGACGGCGGCGCGCACTTGGCCTCGCGCGCGATGCGGCCACGCCGTCGCGGGCCTTCGCCGCGGCCGAGGAATTGGTGGCAACGGCCGAGGCCGAGGCACGAGCGCTGACCGAAGACCGCAACGAGGCCGAAACCGAGGAGTTGCGGACGGCGCTGGGGGCGGGTGGCAGCGGCAAGGGCACGGCCGGGACGTTGCGCGGCGCGACGGGCGCCCTCAAAGACCTTGAGCGACGCCAGAAGTCGCGACAGACGCGCGCATCACGTGACGCGTTGGACAGGGCGCTCATCGACCTGGCGACCTATTTCCGTGACGCGCTGCTCGTGTCAACCGAGGCGGGCGACATCAAGGCGAACCATCCGGATATGACAGATCGGATCGCGGCGATGGCCGCGCACGCATCGCCGGATAACCTGCTGCGCTGCATCGAGGCGGTGCTGGAGTGCCGCGAGGCGTTGGCAGTGAACGTGAAGCCCAAGTTCGCAGTCGACGCGATGGTGGCCACGGTCGGGCAAGCCCTGCGGAACTGA
- a CDS encoding cold-shock protein, whose amino-acid sequence MPQGTVKWFNAEKGFGFIAPEDGSADVFVHYTEIQGSGFRTLEENQKVEFEVGQSPKGPQATGVRAV is encoded by the coding sequence ATGCCACAGGGAACTGTGAAATGGTTCAACGCGGAGAAGGGCTTCGGCTTTATCGCCCCGGAGGACGGCTCTGCGGACGTGTTCGTTCACTACACGGAGATTCAGGGCAGCGGATTCCGCACCCTGGAGGAGAACCAGAAGGTTGAGTTCGAGGTTGGCCAAAGCCCCAAGGGGCCGCAAGCCACGGGTGTTCGGGCCGTCTGA
- the topA gene encoding type I DNA topoisomerase gives MADTDHSSGRNGSVRRLVIVESPTKARKIASYLGSNYIVESSRGHIRDLPRNAADVPAKYKSEPWARLGVDVDHNFEPLYIISPEKKSTVAELKDLLKEVDELYLATDGDREGEAIAWHLLETLKPRIPVKRMVFHEITEPAIRAAAEDPRDLDNDLVDAQETRRILDRLYGYEVSPVLWKKVAPKLSAGRVQSVATRIIVSRERERMAFRSAGYWDVTAELDASVSDPQAQPPTFTAKLNSVDGRRVATGRDFDSLGGLRKPDEVLVLTETTAGALATGLRGAQLAVSSVEQKPYTRRPYAPFMTSTLQQEAGRKLRFSSERTMSIAQRLYENGYITYMRTDSTTLSESAITAARNQARQLYGEEYVHPTPRQYTRKVKNAQEAHEAIRPAGDVFSTPGQLHSQLDTDEFRLYELIWQRTVASQMADARGTTLSLRISGAASTGEQVVFNASGRTITFAGFLKAYVESIDDQAGGEADDAESRLPNLEQGQRVDAKELTADGHTTSPPARYTEASLIKALEDLGIGRPSTYSSIIKTIQDRGYVHKKGSALVPSWVAFAVTGLLEQHFGRLVDYGFTAAMEDELDEIASGNEQRTNWLSNFYFGGEHGVQDSIARSGGLKKLVGVNLEGIDAREVNSIKLFDDEEGRPIYVRVGKNGAYLERMVAGEDGELKPQRANLKDELTPDELTLELAEKLFATPQEGRSLGIDPQTGHEIVAKDGRYGPYVTEVLPEPESGDDGDAGATAKKGKKPTGPKPRTGSLLRSMDLETVTLEDALRLLSLPRVVGVDPNTNEEITAQNGRYGPYLKRGTDSRSLATEEQMFDITLDEALKIYAEPKRRGGQRAATPPLRELGNDPASGKPMVIKDGRFGPYVTDGETNASLRKGDDVLSITDERAAELLADRRARGPVKRTKKAAAKKKAPAKKAAKKS, from the coding sequence GTGGCAGACACCGACCACAGCAGCGGCCGCAACGGGAGCGTGCGGCGGCTCGTCATAGTCGAGTCGCCTACTAAGGCACGCAAAATTGCTAGCTACCTGGGCTCCAACTACATCGTCGAGTCGTCGCGGGGACACATCCGCGACCTGCCGCGAAACGCCGCCGACGTGCCAGCCAAGTACAAGTCCGAGCCGTGGGCGCGACTCGGCGTGGACGTCGACCACAACTTCGAACCGCTCTACATCATCAGCCCAGAAAAGAAGAGCACCGTCGCCGAGCTGAAAGACCTGCTCAAAGAGGTCGACGAGCTCTACCTCGCGACGGACGGCGACCGTGAGGGCGAGGCCATCGCCTGGCATCTACTGGAGACGCTGAAGCCGCGCATACCGGTGAAGCGGATGGTGTTCCACGAGATCACCGAGCCGGCGATCCGGGCCGCCGCAGAAGACCCGCGCGACCTGGACAACGACCTGGTCGATGCGCAGGAGACCCGTCGCATTCTGGACCGGCTCTACGGCTACGAGGTCAGCCCCGTGCTGTGGAAGAAGGTCGCACCGAAGCTGTCCGCAGGCCGCGTGCAGTCGGTCGCGACCCGCATCATCGTTTCGCGTGAGCGTGAGCGGATGGCGTTCCGCAGCGCCGGCTACTGGGACGTCACCGCCGAACTCGACGCCAGCGTGTCCGATCCGCAGGCGCAGCCGCCGACGTTCACGGCCAAGCTGAACTCGGTCGACGGCAGGCGGGTGGCCACCGGCCGCGACTTCGACTCGCTTGGTGGGCTACGCAAGCCCGACGAGGTGCTGGTGCTCACCGAAACCACCGCGGGCGCCCTTGCCACCGGGCTGCGCGGGGCGCAGCTGGCGGTGTCCTCGGTGGAGCAGAAGCCGTACACCCGCAGGCCGTACGCGCCGTTCATGACGTCGACGCTGCAGCAGGAGGCCGGCCGCAAGCTCCGGTTCTCTTCGGAGCGCACCATGAGCATCGCGCAGCGGCTCTACGAGAACGGCTACATCACTTATATGCGTACCGACTCCACGACGCTGTCGGAGTCGGCCATCACCGCCGCTCGCAATCAGGCCCGCCAGCTTTACGGCGAGGAGTACGTGCACCCGACACCGCGTCAGTACACCCGCAAGGTGAAGAACGCGCAGGAAGCACATGAGGCGATCCGGCCCGCCGGTGACGTGTTCTCCACGCCGGGGCAGCTGCACAGTCAGCTCGACACCGACGAGTTCCGCCTCTACGAGCTGATCTGGCAGCGCACCGTCGCCTCGCAGATGGCTGACGCCCGGGGTACGACGCTGTCGTTGCGGATCTCCGGAGCCGCGTCCACGGGTGAGCAGGTCGTGTTCAACGCGAGCGGCCGCACCATCACGTTCGCCGGTTTCCTGAAGGCCTATGTCGAGAGCATCGACGACCAGGCCGGCGGCGAGGCCGACGACGCCGAGAGCCGGCTGCCCAACCTCGAGCAGGGCCAGCGCGTCGACGCCAAGGAGCTGACCGCCGACGGCCACACCACGTCGCCGCCCGCGCGCTACACCGAGGCGTCACTGATCAAGGCGCTGGAAGATCTCGGCATCGGCAGGCCCTCGACGTACTCGTCGATCATCAAGACCATTCAGGACCGTGGTTATGTCCACAAGAAGGGCAGCGCGCTGGTGCCGTCGTGGGTGGCGTTCGCGGTGACGGGCCTGCTGGAGCAACATTTCGGTCGGCTGGTTGACTACGGCTTCACCGCGGCAATGGAAGACGAGCTCGACGAGATCGCCTCTGGCAACGAACAACGCACCAATTGGCTGTCGAACTTCTACTTCGGTGGCGAGCACGGGGTGCAGGACTCGATAGCGCGTTCGGGTGGACTGAAAAAGCTTGTCGGAGTGAATCTCGAGGGCATCGACGCGCGAGAAGTCAACTCCATCAAGCTGTTTGACGATGAAGAAGGCCGGCCCATCTACGTGCGGGTCGGCAAGAACGGCGCGTACCTCGAGCGCATGGTCGCAGGCGAAGACGGCGAGCTCAAGCCGCAACGGGCCAACCTCAAGGATGAGCTGACGCCCGACGAGCTCACCCTTGAGTTGGCCGAAAAGCTATTCGCCACACCGCAAGAGGGTCGCTCGTTGGGTATTGACCCGCAGACCGGACACGAGATCGTGGCCAAGGACGGGCGCTACGGCCCCTATGTCACCGAGGTCTTGCCCGAGCCTGAGTCGGGTGACGACGGCGACGCCGGCGCGACGGCGAAGAAGGGCAAGAAACCGACGGGTCCCAAACCGCGCACCGGTTCGCTGCTGCGGTCGATGGATCTGGAAACCGTGACACTCGAGGACGCGCTGCGGCTGCTGTCGCTGCCGCGGGTGGTTGGCGTCGATCCCAACACCAACGAGGAGATCACCGCGCAGAACGGCCGGTACGGCCCATACCTGAAGCGCGGCACCGACTCTCGCTCGTTGGCCACCGAGGAGCAGATGTTCGACATCACCCTCGACGAGGCGCTGAAGATCTATGCGGAGCCCAAACGCCGTGGTGGACAACGCGCGGCGACCCCGCCGCTGCGTGAGCTCGGCAACGACCCGGCCAGCGGCAAGCCGATGGTTATCAAGGACGGCCGCTTCGGGCCGTACGTCACCGACGGTGAGACCAACGCCAGCCTGCGCAAAGGCGACGACGTGCTGTCGATCACCGATGAGCGCGCGGCCGAGCTGCTGGCCGACCGCCGTGCGCGCGGTCCCGTCAAGCGGACGAAGAAGGCGGCGGCCAAGAAGAAGGCGCCCGCCAAGAAGGCCGCGAAGAAGAGCTAG
- a CDS encoding DEAD/DEAH box helicase, producing the protein MSNSGTDFGRTLLSCAIAGTDPDEQPVRHVADLPARQGRPQPWPQWADPDVVRAFVDRGIEAPWSHQLAAANLARDGRHVVLSTGTASGKSLAYQLPILTALKADPRARALYLSPTKALGHDQLRSAVALTEAVPGLASVAPSSYDGDSPSEVRRFARERSRWIFSNPDMIHLSLLRNHARWAVFLRNLQFIVIDECHYYRGIFGSNVAMVLRRLLRLCTRYSAAPTVIFASATTAQPAATASELIGQTVEEVTDDGSPHGARTVALWEPALRDDILGENGAPVRRSAGAEAARVMADLIAEGARTLTFVRSRRGAELTALGARARLEDTAPDLAERVASYRAGYLAEDRRALERALAEGELRGMATTNALELGVDIAGLDAVVLAGFPGTVTSFWQQAGRSGRRGQSALIVLIARDDPLDTYLVHHPAALLDKPIERVVIDPANPYVLGPQLLCAATELPLTDAEVRMWNAEAVAEALVDDGLLRRRPSGYFPTPGVDPHPAVDIRGSSGGQIAILEADTGRLLGSAGAGQAPASVHPGAVYLHQGDSYVVDSLDFEDGVAFVHAEDPGYTTFARELTDTVVTGDGERNSYGAVTVGVVPVSVTNTVTGYLRRRLNGEVIDFVELDMPTRTLDTMAVMCTITPEALQRNGIDLLRVPGALHAAEHAAIGLLPLVASCDRGDIGGMSTAIGPVGGLPTIFVYDGYPGGAGFADRGFRKIATWWAATAAAIEACECPLGCPSCVQSPKCGSGNDPLDKDGAVRVLRLVLDALDGRRD; encoded by the coding sequence GTGTCAAATTCGGGGACGGATTTCGGCCGCACACTGCTTTCCTGTGCGATTGCAGGCACGGATCCCGACGAGCAGCCCGTGCGGCACGTCGCAGACCTGCCCGCACGTCAGGGCAGGCCCCAACCGTGGCCGCAATGGGCGGACCCAGATGTGGTGCGGGCGTTCGTTGATCGCGGTATTGAGGCGCCGTGGTCGCATCAACTCGCCGCGGCCAATCTCGCGCGCGACGGACGCCACGTCGTGCTGAGCACGGGAACCGCATCGGGAAAATCGTTGGCCTACCAATTGCCGATATTGACGGCACTGAAAGCGGATCCGCGCGCGCGGGCGCTTTATCTGTCTCCGACCAAAGCGCTCGGCCACGACCAATTGCGATCCGCAGTAGCGCTCACCGAAGCCGTGCCGGGGTTGGCCAGTGTGGCGCCGAGTTCGTATGACGGCGACAGTCCGAGCGAGGTGCGACGCTTCGCACGCGAGCGGTCTCGCTGGATCTTTTCCAATCCGGACATGATCCATCTGTCGCTTCTGCGCAACCACGCCAGGTGGGCGGTGTTTCTGCGTAACCTGCAGTTCATCGTCATCGACGAATGTCATTACTACCGAGGCATTTTCGGCTCGAACGTGGCGATGGTGCTGCGCCGTCTACTGCGGCTGTGTACGCGTTACTCCGCAGCGCCCACCGTGATCTTCGCGAGCGCCACCACTGCACAGCCCGCGGCCACCGCGTCCGAACTGATCGGCCAGACCGTCGAAGAGGTCACCGACGACGGCTCTCCGCACGGCGCGCGAACGGTCGCGCTGTGGGAGCCGGCACTACGTGACGACATCCTCGGTGAAAACGGCGCTCCGGTAAGGCGTTCGGCCGGCGCCGAGGCCGCGCGGGTGATGGCCGATCTGATCGCCGAGGGCGCGCGGACACTGACATTCGTGCGGTCACGCCGCGGCGCGGAGTTGACGGCGTTGGGTGCGCGCGCCCGACTCGAGGACACCGCACCGGACCTCGCCGAACGGGTGGCGTCCTACCGTGCCGGCTATCTCGCAGAGGACCGCCGCGCGCTGGAACGTGCTCTGGCCGAAGGTGAATTGCGCGGCATGGCCACCACCAACGCGCTCGAATTGGGTGTCGACATTGCAGGCCTCGACGCGGTGGTGTTGGCGGGTTTCCCTGGCACAGTCACGTCGTTCTGGCAGCAAGCCGGCCGCTCTGGCCGTCGCGGGCAGAGCGCATTGATCGTGCTGATCGCTCGCGACGACCCGTTGGACACCTACCTCGTCCACCACCCCGCAGCACTGTTGGACAAGCCGATCGAGCGGGTGGTGATCGACCCGGCAAACCCGTATGTGCTTGGCCCACAACTGCTTTGCGCGGCGACGGAGCTTCCGCTGACCGACGCAGAGGTTCGAATGTGGAACGCCGAAGCGGTGGCGGAAGCGCTCGTCGACGACGGCCTGCTGCGCCGACGGCCAAGCGGCTACTTCCCCACTCCTGGCGTCGATCCGCATCCCGCGGTGGACATTCGCGGCTCCTCTGGCGGGCAGATCGCCATCCTGGAGGCCGACACCGGCCGATTGCTCGGCAGCGCCGGTGCAGGCCAGGCGCCGGCGTCGGTGCACCCCGGTGCGGTGTATTTGCATCAGGGCGACAGTTATGTGGTCGACTCGCTGGACTTCGAGGACGGCGTCGCTTTCGTGCACGCGGAGGATCCGGGTTACACGACGTTCGCCCGCGAGCTGACTGACACCGTGGTCACAGGCGACGGGGAGCGAAATTCGTACGGCGCGGTGACTGTTGGCGTGGTACCGGTGTCGGTCACCAATACGGTGACCGGCTACTTGCGGCGCCGGCTCAACGGCGAGGTGATCGACTTCGTCGAGCTCGATATGCCGACCCGCACGCTGGACACCATGGCGGTGATGTGCACGATCACCCCGGAGGCATTGCAGCGCAATGGAATCGATTTGCTCCGTGTGCCGGGGGCATTGCATGCCGCAGAGCATGCGGCGATCGGTCTGCTGCCATTGGTCGCCAGCTGCGATCGCGGCGACATCGGCGGCATGTCGACGGCGATCGGCCCGGTCGGGGGCCTGCCGACGATTTTCGTCTATGACGGCTATCCCGGCGGCGCCGGCTTCGCCGACCGCGGCTTCCGCAAAATCGCCACCTGGTGGGCGGCGACGGCAGCGGCGATCGAGGCGTGTGAATGCCCACTCGGCTGTCCGTCCTGCGTTCAGTCGCCGAAGTGTGGCAGCGGCAACGATCCGCTCGACAAGGACGGTGCAGTACGAGTGCTGCGGCTAGTGCTCGATGCACTGGATGGAAGGCGCGATTAG